The genomic DNA AGGAACATGACAAATTGTTTGGGAGTCTAAACGAAGACCAACTTCAGGCCTATTACTCTATTATTAGCAGTGTAGAGAGTAACCAAGGTGGAGTATTTTTTGTATATGGTTCTGGAGGTTGTGGAAAAACGTTTCTCTGGAAAACGCTGTATTGCAGATTATGTAGTGTAGGCAGGATTGTTCTTCATGTGGCCTCTTCTGGCATTGCGGCAACGCTTCTTCCTGGTGGAAGAATTGCCCATTCCAGATTTCACATTCCATTAAAACTTGACCAACACTCAGTTGTGGGTATTAAGCATGGTTCAGAACTTGGAGAATTAATGAAGAATACCGGTCTCATCATATGGGATGAAGCGCCAATGCAACATCTCCATTCCTTTGAAAGTGTGGACCAGAGTTTGAGAGATATAATGTCCTCGGTTGATCCTCTAAGAGCAGGTTTACCTTTTGGAGGCATTACTATTCTTTTTGGTGGAGATTTTCGCCAGACTCTTCCCGTCATTCCAAAGGCCAGCAGAGCACAAGTTGTTTGTGCATCCTTGAATAGTTCCAAGTTGTGGGAGCATTGTCAAGTTTTTTTATTAGAGAAGAACATGCGGTTAACATCTGGAAAAACAGATCTTGAAAACAAGGAGATCGCGGATTTTAGCAAATGGGTACTTGATGTTGGAGACGGTAATCTGCCTAATATTCATCCAGGGGATGTTGTTCATGATCCAGATGTTTCCATCTCGAAGAAATATCTCACAACATCGCAGAACAAGCCAATCAAGGATATCATTGACATTATTTATCCAGATGTTGCAAACAAAATTAGAAATCCTGAATATCTTAGGGAAAGATCTATTCTTACACCAACAAATGCAATTGTTGGTGATATAAATTCTTATATCCTTGATCTCATTCCAGGTACAACACAAACCTATTTTAGTCAGGATTCACTATGCGACGATAATGGACATGATAATGACTTTGGTTCTGCATTTCCAGTGGAGTAACTGAATTCCATCAACATGCCATGCTTGCCTAAACATGATCTTAAAATTAAGGTTGGTTGTGTAATAATGCTAATGAGGAATCTAAATCAGATTATGGGCCTCTGCAATGGCACAAGAATGATTATTAAGAAATGTCTTCCCAATAGTATCATATGTGAAGTTCTTACTGGTTCTCAGGTTAGTACTATCCACATAATACCGAGAATAGAAATGGTACCAACTGACACAAATTGGCCATTTGAATTCAAAAGGGTTCAGTTTCCAGTTCAACTTTGTTTTGCCATGACCATAAACAAGAGTCAAGGTCAGTCATTAAACAAAGTTGGATTATATTTGCCTCGGTTTGTATTTACGCATGGTCAGCTCTATGTCGCTGTTTCCAGAGTCACATCCCCATTTGGTTTGCATATTTTGATATACAGTGAAAGTGGAGGATCAACAAATGTGACTGCAAATGTTGTTTTCGAAGAGGTTTTCTACAATTTTCCAGCAAATAGGAACACATAGAATGTTAATTACAGTGTGCTTTCAAACATATTTTGGTTCTGTAAGACCTTTACAATATTTCTAAATTGTAGTCTTTCAATTTAATGAAATATTCAAATGCAGCAAAAAAATTGCAAATATGGTGTATACTGTAACCGTATTATTTTTTGTTCTGTAACTAGCCATGAAAAATTGGAAAGattgttaattgcactatatACAATCTTGGTGTACAGAGTCATACcaaatttaatttatattttaaaatatatttatatcaatataCATGTAAATGAAATCAAGCAATTCATAAATTTAATATATTGATATGAATTTAGTATAATGTTAATGTCACTAATCTTCTGTTTATTTAAATCTTTGGTAAAACATCGGTTCAGtttatgattttattatttttataaattttatatgtCCAATATAATTTATGACCCATATATATTTATACAACTTAAAAAGGAGGAATCATAGCGGTTAAAAAATTTGCATGTTGTAATGAGCGCAGAATTCGCCACCTGAGTTTTTCACAATATATTAAGTGTTATTTTACcaatttaattttaattcaaacTTTTTATGATTAAGtattaatataattttaaaagacaAATAAAATGGTTGTTGTTTTACAAAAGATTGCAATCTACGTAACAAATTAATAAATGTTACAGTTTTTGGATTTGAtgttttaaaatataattaaaactttttttttaaaaaaaatctgcTCTCTAGAGTATGGTTCAAACTATTTTTGGATAAATATATTCCAATATTATTTTCTGTCAAGATTTTTAGTTCCCATTTAATTTTTATaaacatataaaaaaattaaattatgtaTGACATATATTTTAAAGTAAATATATACAATTAAGAAAACGAGATATACGACACTACAAATTTTAGTCGAACTAGACTAAAATATATAGTTTGTTCATTTAATGATCAATATTTGCATTTGCGTAATGAGATATACAACACTAAATGTACGTATTAAATGAATCAATATTACAATCTTTGTCATATTACAAGTAACAATCTTTATTATTTTACAGACGGTATTAAATGAATCAATATTACAgtttttgaatttgattttttaaaatataattatatctttttttgtttttataatttttctgCTATATGGAGTATACTTTAAACCATTTTATAATTTTTCTCTACTTTACAAACAGTTAAAAATATCTGTAGCATATGaacgaatattattattttttaaaattatttattattagttaaaaaaataataaCTTGATTTTTGTTGTAATAGCTTAAAAATTATTAATCATTTTCATTGTTTAACTGATATCAAAGAACATATGTAAATTTGTGCTCAATTTTGCAATGGCTAGCCGAGATGTTCGACAAAATGTATAAATCAATTTTTGTGTAATTGACAtcaattattttttaattttttttatttttatgttaatctATAGTTCacaatttcagatttttttgttAGTTTATGAAAGTGTTAAGTTATATAATTGGTCAATTCAAAAAAAAAGTTGAATGATTGATAGGATAATTATTTGATTAAACTTGAACATAGGGGAGCAGTAACCATAATATACACCAACTTCTACCTCCCACGACATACAGTTCCATTTGTATACTTGGTGAAATCTGGCATATCTTAACCAAATCTTTCGCATGGGCTCCACGCACTTGTATGGTCTGGAGAAGCTTACTTATCTTATAGTTTAGCGGCTTTATCCATTTTTGGTTTCATTACTTGTTGTTTTGTCTGGTTCAATAATACCGCCTATTCTAGCGAGTTTTACGGACCCACTGGACCAGAAGCTTCCCAAGCTCAAGCATTTACTTTTCTAGTTAGAGACCAAGTGCATCGTGTAACCTCTTTGCACCCACTACTCACACGTTTTTCTCCACATCTTTGTACATAACAACTTTTCATAAAATTTGAACCATCACTGTCATACTTCTATATTACAGAACATTGTTGTATCAATTCAACCTAAtcagtttattattttatttttaagttTTGTTACAACAATGTTCGATCAGCTATCTTCTCTCGATTTGTCTAGAACAACATGGAAAATTAAGGCTAGAGTTACGCGAATGTGGCCTGCAGTCCCAAACTCAGCCACTGCAAGTGATGCAATTAAGGGAGTCCCACACTCAGCCACTGCAAGTGATGCAATTAAGGGATATAACCTCATTTTGCTGGATGATAATGTAAATTCTATAAATATTATTACTTATATATCTTACATAATTTTTTCTTTGATTATCGGTTTGTTTAATTTGTATTTACCAACTGCGTGTAATGTTATATGTCAGTTGTAATAATATATGTTTAATTTTTCATATTTTTGTATAGGATTGTCATGTCCATGCTTACATATATCCTGACCATTGGAAAGACCATGGCGACAAGATAAAGGAGGGTGGTGTATACGTAATTTCTAATTTCTACACCAAACAAGCATTAGGAACTTTGAAACCTGTGTCGTCTAGACTTATCATTAATTTCTCACCTTCGACAACTGTTGATCCAGTTATTGATGATATCATGATATCTAACCACAAATTTGAATTTGTGGATCTTAGTGAGTTGTTTGCTATAGCACAAGCAAATGGTGAAGCAAAATTTCCGGAATATGCAACAGGTTCTTAAGACATCATCCACTGTTATAGTCTGgcttttatttttttaatttatatgcttatttgttaattttttttatttctatgTTAATTTGTTAAGATATTTCATATTTGAAGATGTCATGGGAGTTATTGAGGGTTATGAGACTCTTTCCAAAATTGGCACAAGGTTTGGTCAGAGGGACATTGTCCATTTCAGGCTTACCGATGGGAGGTATTTCCTTAATTCTTAATTTGCATATAGTTTATTTATCTTACTCTGGCCCAAAtgtttgatttaattttttttcgaTTTTTATTAATTTGATGCAGACATTCATCTAAGGTGACTGTATGGGGTAATCTTGCTATTACTATTGAAGCACAATATAGAGAGATTCAGAAAGGGGAGCCAGTTATTGTTATCTTGACAACTACCAAGCTAAAGATTTTTCACAGTTAGTTATTTTCAATTACAACAAATAGGTTTTTCTTTTTCATAAAGTCTGTCCATTTTTAATTATGTATGTCATAAGCAACTTTTATTTTGTTACAGCCTCTGTTCAGATTATCACTCTTACTGCTTCTAAAATATATCTTAATCTAGATTTTGATGCCGTTCATGAGATGCGGCAGAGGTAAGTTTAATGGTAAATAAAGTATGTAATACATTTTCAATTTCATGACCAAGTAAATTAGGATCTAAACTTTTAACTATTAAAGGCTCCGCGAAGAAGGCTATGTTCCTTCCGAAAATCCAATTTTAATTTCCACTCTATCTGAAGGATCAGTCGCACCTGTTATTGAGACTGTCACACTGAAAGAATTGAGTGAAAAGACTGCCACTGATTTTCTCAAGGTACATGTGTTCTCCTTTACCGACCATAAATGTTTTATAACATTCAACAATTGTTAATTCTGTAATTTTTCATCATATTAATTGagtttaaaattctgaaaatatttgtttactattatttataaaatatttttctaaaactttCTTCATTTTTATAGATGAATTTCCTCTGCCAAGTCAAAGTTAAGAATGTGGAAGACAGTGACGGATGGTGGTACCTTAGCTGCAGCAAAAACGACTGCTTCGGTGAAGTTACAAAATTGGAGGGAAAATATAAATGTTACAAGTGCAACAAAAACTATCATGTTCCGCAGAAAAggttataaattttttattagcATCATACACAAATCCTTATAAGTTTAGGCATAATATTCATACTTTTTTAATTGCAGGTATAAGATTGTTCTACTTGTAGAAGACTCTACCGAGGCTTTCAATTTTGTTCTTTATGACCGTGCTGCAAAGCGTTTGTTGGGTAAAACAGCAACTAAGCTTATTGCAGAGGGAAATGAGGTGTGTTAATGTGGTCAACTAATAACATTCGTGTCAACCGATGTCCTTTATCTTTTGGTTTACATTTGCGGTTTCTCTTATTTTAAGAATCACATTATTTGTAGGATCCACGAACATATCCTCCTCAAATAAAGGCATTTGCAGGCAAGGATGTTATTCTAAGAATTGAGTTAAATGATGATAACATCCTACTAAACAGTACTTTTTTTATGTTGTTGATGCATATGACTCTGATGTTGCAACTTCTTCTATATCTACAAACTCGGGGAATAATGAAATCTCTAATTTTGGAGATGTATGACTTACCTTTCTTATCGCAATTAGTGATCTATTGTGTACCATATACTTTGTAAAGTCTTTTTTAGTATTCAACATTTATGGTTGTATTTCTATATTCTTATTTTCTCAGACTGATTTGGTCGAAATACCCGACTCTGGATTTACTCCAAGCTCTGCTAAGTCAACCAGTAAGAAGATAAAAATGGTAAGTTTTTGGCCTTCTTATAAACGTTTATGAGTGTATAATAAATTT from Apium graveolens cultivar Ventura chromosome 5, ASM990537v1, whole genome shotgun sequence includes the following:
- the LOC141659990 gene encoding uncharacterized protein LOC141659990, which gives rise to MPCLPKHDLKIKVGCVIMLMRNLNQIMGLCNGTRMIIKKCLPNSIICEVLTGSQVSTIHIIPRIEMVPTDTNWPFEFKRVQFPVQLCFAMTINKSQGQSLNKVGLYLPRFVFTHGQLYVAVSRVTSPFGLHILIYSESGGSTNVTANVVFEEVFYNFPANRNT
- the LOC141723538 gene encoding uncharacterized protein LOC141723538 isoform X1, yielding MFDQLSSLDLSRTTWKIKARVTRMWPAVPNSATASDAIKGVPHSATASDAIKGYNLILLDDNDCHVHAYIYPDHWKDHGDKIKEGGVYVISNFYTKQALGTLKPVSSRLIINFSPSTTVDPVIDDIMISNHKFEFVDLSELFAIAQANGEAKFPEYATDVMGVIEGYETLSKIGTRFGQRDIVHFRLTDGRHSSKVTVWGNLAITIEAQYREIQKGEPVIVILTTTKLKIFHS
- the LOC141723538 gene encoding uncharacterized protein LOC141723538 isoform X2 is translated as MFDQLSSLDLSRTTWKIKARVTRMWPAVPNSATASDAIKGVPHSATASDAIKGYNLILLDDNDCHVHAYIYPDHWKDHGDKIKEGGVYVISNFYTKQALGTLKPVSSRLIINFSPSTTVDPVIDDIMISNHKFEFVDLSELFAIAQANGEAKFPEYATDISYLKMSWELLRVMRLFPKLAQGLVRGTLSISGLPMGDIHLR